TATGCTGCTACGATGCAGGCTCAGTATGGTATTGAAGTAGATAGACCGTCATCTAATCTCCCGTCCACACCCCCCGCTAATAAAGATGGAAGTAATAATTGGGGGGGTATGGACGGACAGCAAAATCTCAGTAATCAGTGGTGGGATAGAGTAAAATACTATGCTCGGCTGGCAATTGAACGGTTAGAACACGGCATAGATTCGGTAAAAGAACTACTCAGTACCCTCACTAGTGATCAGCGTTGGGGCGTGATACTGGAGTTCGAGGAGGTCAGCCCAGAGAAATTTACTCAGTTGGTGTCAGATGCTCCACAGTGGGTGGAGTGGATGGGGTAAATCTTGCTGCTATTATAGGTAAAAGCTGAGTGCTAAATCTTCCACAATCTACTTGCCCTTGGTGGATATCGCTTTCAGTTAAATCTCAATAGTTAGCAATCTAACGTATTTTCCAGTTCCCAAGGAGTGATGCAGGTACTGTATTCATTCCATTGTTGATGCTTCAATTTTAAATAAGCAGCTGTTAATCGTTCTCCAAGGCTTTGGGATAGAACTATGTCTGCTTTTAAGCAGCGTAAGGCATCTAATAAGTTTGTCGGCAGCTGTTTGACCTGACCAAGGGGAAGCGGATCTGTATAACTATTATTATCATAACGTGGCTCAGGATTGCGCTTTTGGACAATTCCATCCAGTCCAGCGGCGATGAGTGCAGCAGGTAGTAGGTAGGGATTAGCCGCACCGTCAGCAAGACGAAATTCAAAGCGTCCAGCATCAGGAATGCGGATAGCATGAGTGCGGTTGTTGCCACTGTAGGTAATGGTGCTAGGCGCCCAAGTTGCCCCGGAAGTAGTCACGGGTGCGTTAATTCGCTTATAGGAATTAATTGTGGGATTGGAAAAAGCACACAGTGCCTCAGCAGAATGTAACACGCCTGCAATGAACTGGTACGCTAAAGGTGAAAGTCCCAGTTCTCCTTGCTGTTCGTGGAAGAGGTTAACTTTACCTGCTGTATCCCAAATAGAGAGATGAGTGTGGCAACCGTTACCAGTCAAATGGGAGAAAGGCTTGGGCATGAAGGTAGCACGCAACCCATGCTTTTCGGCAATTGTTTTGACCATATATTTAAAAAAGGCATGACGGTCTGCGGTCACAAGGGCATCGGCATACATCCAATTCATTTCAAACTGACCGTTTGCATCTTCATGGTCGTTTTGGTAAGCACCCCAACCAAATGTCAACATAGCATCGCAGATTTCGCGAATTACTTCATAGCGACGCATCAGGGCTTGTTGATCGTAGCAGGGTTTGCTTTGGCGATCGCGCAAATCAGATATACTGTTACCATCTGGTGAAAGCAGAAAATACTCACATTCTACTCCTGTGCAGACGCTATAGCCCAACTCAAGGGCTTGTTTGAGGACGCGCTTTAATACAAGTCTGGGGGTTTGTTCTATCGGTTGTCCACTCATAGTGTAGAGATCCGCAGGCATCCAGGCAACTTCAGTCTCCCAAGGTAATTGAAATAGACTAATAGGGTCGGGTATCGCTAAAATATC
This portion of the Nostoc sp. UHCC 0302 genome encodes:
- the glnT gene encoding type III glutamate--ammonia ligase — its product is MTNSLSEIAREKSIRYFLISFTDLFGVQRAKLVPAASIDSMAANGAGFAGFAAWLDMTPADPDILAIPDPISLFQLPWETEVAWMPADLYTMSGQPIEQTPRLVLKRVLKQALELGYSVCTGVECEYFLLSPDGNSISDLRDRQSKPCYDQQALMRRYEVIREICDAMLTFGWGAYQNDHEDANGQFEMNWMYADALVTADRHAFFKYMVKTIAEKHGLRATFMPKPFSHLTGNGCHTHLSIWDTAGKVNLFHEQQGELGLSPLAYQFIAGVLHSAEALCAFSNPTINSYKRINAPVTTSGATWAPSTITYSGNNRTHAIRIPDAGRFEFRLADGAANPYLLPAALIAAGLDGIVQKRNPEPRYDNNSYTDPLPLGQVKQLPTNLLDALRCLKADIVLSQSLGERLTAAYLKLKHQQWNEYSTCITPWELENTLDC